Genomic segment of Portunus trituberculatus isolate SZX2019 unplaced genomic scaffold, ASM1759143v1 PGA_scaffold_475__1_contigs__length_85926, whole genome shotgun sequence:
GTCCTAGGGCAGGGAACTCGGTCGCTGGTGGCATcagtgcttcctcctcctcttctggctGAATCATTTTCTTGCCCCCCCAGGTGGAAGTGGCAGCAAGTGCTGGTCCGTTTTGAAAGGCTGGGCTGTTCGCCAAGGAAGGCCTGTGCTTCACCATCCACGTTTTATGTGCCTCCTTCTGGGTCGTGACGAGGCCTTGTCTGGTGCCGCAGTTTTTGTTCCACGCATGGTGGCTTTGCTGGCAGTTGGGGCACTTTGCTGTCGTCTGTTCACCGGCTTTGTGTTTGTTGATACACTCCTCCGTTTCGTGCTGGCCTGCGCATACCCCACATCTGCTGGGGAGAGTGCAGCTGGCGCGGTGGTGGCCGAAACGTTGGCACCTGAAACATCTTAAGGGTTCTCGGCTGAAAGGTCTCATGTAAAAAGTCCCCCAGCTGCCCAGCTTCAGGAAGCCTGGTAGAGGTCCATCCACCGTGATGGCTACTTGCCTTGTCAGCTCTCCATTTTTCATGGTGCATCTTTTCGCAGTGAGAATATGAGGGTGTTTCAGGATCGGTGAGAGAGGCATGAGGAGGGGGTAGCGTAGTAAGACGCCGTGTGACGTCCTCCCTTCTGCTGGGCGCAGCTCTATCTCCTTCCCATGAATTTCTTTCATGTCTCTCAGCTGAGTGTAAATTTCCATGGAGTTACCATGACTTGCCCTGTGTGGAGGAATTTCAGTGATATTTTCTTGGTCACCAGGTGTGCTTCCAGAGCCTCTGCAACATCTAAGGGGGAGGCGAAGCCGGCTGTCGGTGGTATAATGAGTTTGGGGATTCCCTGAGCTGCGGTGTTCCTGGGCTCGTCTTTTGGTTGAGCCTGATCTTCTTGGGCCTGCGAGGGTGTTGCTGTCTCGCCTCCCGCTTTGCTTTCTTCGAATTTAGTTTTGCGTGCTCGATGATACTCCCGTCCTTGCAGGCGGAAGCCGTCATCATCTTCATGAGTCATCATGTCTGAGGTGGAGGGTGAAGACTCGCGGTGGGTTTTTTCGTAGGCGTGGCATTTGTTCGGTGGACTGATCTCATCCTCTTCAGAGTCATTGTGGTGGCCCCTCTTTGTCCTCTCGACACTCATGGAGCGGTCATCACGTGCAGCAGATCTTGACTTGTCAGCAGTGGGGTCTCGTCCTGATTCCATTCTGGGATGGAACCGGGGTCTCGGTGATGGACTTCCTCCTGGTACACGAAGACGACTTCTCGCGTACCATGCTTTCTACTGGGGGTTAGTAAATcttcctgagtgtgtgtgtgcgtgtgtgtgagtgtgcgtgtgtgggtgagtgggtgggtatgTGATAACCCTGCCTTGCAGTTGGCGGTTGCTAGCGAAATGTCCAGTTAACAACCGTCGTAACAGTCCCGCCCTGCTTAATAGCTAAAAACTCAGAGGTAGAGAAGACCCTCTTAAGCAAAGTTGCCTTTACCTGGACCCGCAACTGAGGCTGGACACCGCACGCTCTCGGGCTTCCTCAGCGCCTCGCAGGCTGCCTCTTGTGTGGGAGTTCTGGGGGCTTTTTAGGTCCCCCAGCCCCTACAACAAGAGGcggtgaaaaaaggaaatggctttagagagagagagagggggagggttgGAACGACTCCCCTTCAAGGCAAGGCACACCGGTTCCCGCGGTCACAGGGTCTATCCTGGTATTCCGTGGGGGAGCTCGTGTGTGTTTGGCCAAAAGACGAGAAGGACCACCGGTGGTGTCTATAAAAATTTCGTTGGTGCCAACATGTGCACAATTAATTGTAGAGTTGGAAAAACTCGCAGAAAGAACAGTTGCTAGCTAAAAACCAGCTCAGGGAAAAGGTTCTCGATGGGAGCAGGAGCGTTGATTGGCTGAGCGCTCGGCTGTGCAGTCACGATCGCCGTGAGCTTGACACTCCAAAGCTACTCAAGAACCGAGATCCTGTTGCTGCCTTCGTTGTTCCTCGTGGTTGCTCGTTGTTCGTTGTTTGTTgttcgtttttgttgcccttgcctcCCTTGCCGCGGCCAGTCATGGAACTGTTGCCTTCCCGGTTGTAGTAGGGtaacaatatttcctgtttttcccacttGATCCAACATCGCTGGGTCATACGAACACGGGCTCCGTCTCGTCGTTGACTCTCGGACAACGCATCCGAGACGTACAACCGAGAGGGCAAGCAAGAAAACGGCgtaaaaccaaataatatcgagtcggaggaggtgccagattttccagccagcggcatgcatgcagcgagcaacaagccaaccagccagccagccacagagggaggcagaccgagtctgtgtcagaataataataataataataataataataataataataataataatgagagagacagacagacagacagacagagagagagatggggggtgcGATTAATCCAATAGGGAAACAATATTAAACCAAGAAACACCTAGAAAGGACTTGATTCACAGGGTATACGGAGTATAGTAGGGCAAACCAGGAAGAAGTTAAAGTGTCCTAAAACTCACATCAAGTGCCAACGACCACACCACGTTGAACACACCGCTTCTCGTCCGATCAGCGAAGTTAAGCAACTTTGGGTCCGGttagtacttggatgggtgaccgccttggaacaccagatgttgttggcattccattattttttatttatctatttatttattgattaattaattattattattattattattattattattattattactattattttataaaaaataataataagaataagaagaaggtttgatttgtctattcttatattgtttAACCTGCTTATTTTAATCTttgttaattcatccatttattcttgtactacctcgtgctggattaccagacaaaactgtgtattctaaacacacatgaataggagaggactcgaactgacaatttttctctctctctctctctctctctctctctctctctctctctctctctctctctctctctctctctctctctctctctctctctctctctctctctctctctctctctctctctctctctctctctctttccatgttAGAAACAGCTATGATTAACGTGTAACATCTTATATGGCTGCGTGTCTTGGTTTAATTGATAGACATTTAAGACCTATAGAGAAATTGCATCGAACCGCTAGCCTAGCTTGGTGCCGGGGGAATAAGAATGACCACCTGCACGGACGTGTGCTGTGCTCTGTCGAGCTTGGATATTAACTATTGAagtctgaagaagaagaaaaaaaaaaaaaaaggaactagaaagtcactgcagcggctgtgggaggaggaaagacgcaagccgtcagactaaccgtgacacacgacacgctaataaatacgcacactatagtctgaccatttttatgaagatcacttaggcgttggcGTTTTTGGGGATTTTCCTGCCTGCGGCGCTGTCACACGTATATCAATACGCGCcccaagtcaggtacttaatactttttaaatgaatggtgttgtagtacatatacattgtgatgctctaaagaggcaagttagaggaatttgtgtttatttttaaataaattttgcattggttttgcaaacgcaacaacaatgcttgacaacgtttcctccgagcgttgtcacatccttctgggtgaccgagtgatgtcacaggtcaaagtgaccgtgttaatccatgggtcaATTCCTCTCCCGCTGCCAgccagaaggagagagagagagagataaatatagagatagagagagagagagagagatagatagatagatagagagagagagagagagagagagagagagagagagagagagaggtggtgtgtggggagcaaggttctcattgacacaggctctaatcccttaatttggccagcaacgccgcaggccgggaaattcCCAAAATTGCCAACGTCTAAGTGATCTTCAGACTATAATAATCTGATTAACAATTTGTCTTGGCGATGTTGCAGTGGGTAttgggtgaatgaaatgatcgaCTGCTAGCTttacatcatccatccatcctaattTGACCTTATAATCTAAAATGGTTGCTTTGCTGATGTCAGGTATATCTGAGAAATCATATtctttgtatgtaaaatatatatttttttatttatttattttttttttgtggatcgtGGTTCCTAAAGTGTGTAAGTATATATTACGATTTTTATGCTATTTGTTGGTGGCCCTTGTATTTGAAACAATTATATTGTGAAATTGtcactttgtatttttcttcggTATGGGCAAATGTATGCAATGTTTATGCTAATTTATTCTAATTTATGAAAAATTTATGCAAATTTATGCAAATTAGCCAAATCAAATTTTTGGGGTTGGTCGAGGGGGCGAGAGCTCCCCCCCGCTAGATATTAGGGTGGGACGCGCGCGAaaatcactccattttctaattttgcgaTTTATGCACATATCCGGTAAAATTatgtaaacgaaaaaaaaaacaaaaaaaactagaatTGTCAGTGGgatccttctgtccctctctccctttctctctctctctctctctctctctctctctctctctctctctctctctctctctctctctctctctctctctctctctctctctctctctatttgtgacaagtgtgtgtgtgtgtgtgtgtgtgtgtgtgtgtgtgtgtgtgtccgttttttttttattttatttgggaGGCATGGTAGTAACGGCGTCGTTCAACTTCCGAAGAGTTGTGTTGTGCTGCACCCAACTTGGAGTGCCATATATGTAAGCAATCCTGCTCAGGATCGCGAGTCGCCGCGAGCAAATTATGGGATTAGAGCCCGTGTGTCAATGAGGTCCGTGCTTCCCGCGCACGCCCCTCTGTCttgctctcttgcttccctcctggctggtaggtAACAAGTGTCCcccctctcttgcttccctcctggctggtaggtggtaggtagggacagggagtgagtgagtgacccatggattaacgtgttcactttgacctgtgatctcactcgACGGTCATCCCCGAGAGGGGAGGGCGCGCGGATCAAACGatgtcaagtattgctgtgtttgtttgcaaaaacaatgcaaaatatatttaaagataaacagaaactctatccaactatttttttttttgttctttaccgttcaattaccaagtattaagtacctacctgacttaaggtgcgtattggtacgtacaagtgtgacagcgctgcaggccggaaAATTTCcggcaggaacaaaaaaaaaaaaaaaaaaaaaaaaaaaaaactaaaagatctCCATACAAGTAAGCGGTCAgaccatagtggataaggtggttgacgtgggatcgggcagacagacagacgttcacgcgtcggctcgaaagaatcacaccacacaccttttTGAAGGTATGTCAGTCGGCGAAAGGGATGTAATGAAAGGTACCTACCTAAATGTCACCgcggtacccaggttctatctaggtggctacaccaaagatgatgatgatgatgcgcttcggtgttgatatggaccctccctccttgtatgggtaccactataaagaaataaaattacctgcgccactaatgtgcggaagcttaacaaacaaacaaacaaacagcacctgtagcagcggttggtgtctgacctcacatcacttagttgataattctttctctctcatttgatttacctttgagtgataaaacaaataagaaaacaaacagaaagaagggaaaagacaaaaaagaaagaaaaggaaaaaaaaaacacacacacaaattgtaataatgacGTAAAGAGTAGGGACAACACTTTTACTTGAAACAACCATAGTGTTAGTAGTGTTAGTCtataactttttccttctcttcatttgtgtggACCTATAAAAGGTCCAGGATATGCTGACTCTTTTCTTATGGTGTTTTcgcagttgctgttgttgacaccAAATTTGAGACAGACCGACCGACTCCAGATTTAACCGTCAAATCCGTAGAGGGTACGTCCCTGACGCTTGAGGGCGTAGACGACGTCCATGACAGTGACGGTCTTGCGCTTGGCGTGCTCGATGTAGGTGACGGCATCCCTGATGACGTTCTCGAGGAACACCTTTAACACCCCACGAGTCTCCTTGTAGATGAGACCGGAGATGCGCTTGACGCCGCCTCGGCGAGCCAACCGACGGATAGCGGGCTTGGTGATGCCCTGGATGTTGTCACGCAGAACCTTACGGTGACGCTTGGATCCTCCCTTTCCAAGTCCCTTGCCTCCCTTGCCGCGGCCAGTCATGGTGACAGATGATGAGGCGCTGctgcgagtagtagtagtagtaatgatacgACGTCTCGCTCACGAGTGTgactcgcatttttttttttcattcattgatTGTGGGCATAAGATACCCACACGGGCTATGGTGACCCGTTctgctctttttctcttcttagcgGCGCTGGTGCCGCTTCTTCTTGGATTTCTGCTCATTGTCGGAAGAGTCGCTGGTCTTGGTGGAGCTCTTCAGCATGTCGTCAATGAGTTTCTCGCAGCTTGGGAAGTAGTTCTTGGTGGGCGGTGCATCCTCCTGGTCGAAGAAGGTGTCCCACTGCCACTGGCTGATGTTCTTAGTGGTTGTCTTCATATCCGTTTGCCGGCCTTCTTTAGGTgcaggggaaggggaagcagtggtgtggtgaggcaggTCTGTGGTGTGGCTCTGTAGGCTTGTGTCGGTGCCTACCACATCCACgacctcgttctcttcctcttcctcctcggtgcccttttcttcctccatacgTTCTTCATGGCAAGGCTCTTCTTTGGGCGGCTGGCGTCTTCTCTGGGTCTTCTGAGCGCGATGGCGTGTGGTGGTAAAAGCTTCCTCAGGGATGCTAATGGTAGGAAGCCCGTTGTGCTTCAGCAGAAGCGGTATCAAGGTCTGCAGGCGGCGGGTGTTGTTGCCCGCGAGCACTTGTGCCGTGCAGATGCAGGCTTTCATCCTGAACTCGGCTTCTGCTGCTTTACCGGCCATGGGGGACGATTTAAGTCGGGGAGGAGGGCGTTCTTGTTTGCCATCCCTGGTAACCTCTCTGGCCTCAGgtcccttcttccccttgaaGCTGGTGAAGGTGGCGTTGTCTCCTTCTCGGGGAAGCGCTTTCCTGAAGGATCTCTTCAGGCCAGAGTAGTGAACAAAGAAGTCTTTGTTGACTACGGAATCACGAATGAAACCGTAGCCAGACTTCCTGTTGTACCACTTGAAGGTACCCTGGTGTTGAGCTACCATCGCGGTGTTTGCGCTCTCGCTTGCCTGAGTGTACTGTGTCGCGGTCCCTCGCATTTTTGCCTCGCGGTAATATATATGGAACTGGTGCCTTCCCGGTTGTAGTAGGGtaacaatatttcctgtttttcccacttGATCCAACATCGCTGGGTCATACGAACACGGTCTCCGTCTCGTCGTTGACTTTCGAACCACGCATCCGAGACGTACAACCGAGAGGCAAGCAAGAAAATGGCgtaaaaccaaataatatcGAGTCGAAGGAGGTCCCAGATTTTCCAGCCAGCGGCATGCATGCAGTGAGCAaaaagccaaccagccagccagccacagaggGAGGCAGACCGAGTCTGtgtcagaaaaataataataataataataatgagacagacagacagacagacagacagacagagagagagagagagagagggagatgcgATTAATCCAATAGGGAAACGATATTAAACCAAGAAACACCTAGAAAGGACTTGATTCACAGGGTATACGGAGTATAGTAGGGTAAGCCAAGAAAAATTTAAAGTGGCCTAAAAACTCACATCGAGTGCCAACGACCACACCACGTTGAACACACCGCTTCTCGTCCGATCAGCGAAGTTAAGCAACGTTGGGTCCGGttagtacttggatgggtgaccgcctgggaacaccagatgttgttggcattccattatttttcatttatctatttatttatttatttttattattattattattattattattattattattattattattttataataataataataataataataataataataagaagaagaagaagaaggtttgatttgtctattcttatattgttttacctgcttattttattctttgttaattcatccatttattcttgtactacctcgtgcctggattaccagacaaaactgtgtattctaaacacacatgaataggagaggactcgaactgacattttctctctctctctatagttAGAAACAGCTATGATTAACGTGTAACATCTTATATGGCTGCGTGTCTTGGTTTAATTGATAGACATTTAAGACCTATAGAGAAATTGCATCGAACCGCTAGCCTAGCTTGGTGCCGGGGGAAGGGGGATAAGAATGACCACCTGCACGGACGTGTGCTGTGCTCTGTCGAGCTTGGATATTAACCATTGaagtctgaagaagaaaaaaaaaaaaaaaaaatagaaagtcactgcagcggctgtgggaggaggaaagacgcaagccgtcagactaaccgtgacacacgacacgctaataaatacgcacactatagtctgaccatttttatgaagatcacttaggcgttggcgtttttggggattttcctgcctgcggcgctgtcacacgtgtaccaatacgcgccccaagtcaggtacttaatactttttaactgaatggtgttgtagtacatatacattgtgatgctctaaagaggcaagttagaggaatttgtgtttatttttaaataaattttgcattggttttgcaaacgcaacaacaatgcttgacaacgtttcctccgagcgttgtcacatccttctgagtgaccgagtgaggtcacaggtcaaagtgaccgtgttaatccatggtgtgtgtggggagcaaggttctcattgacacataggctctaatcccttaatttgcccagcaacgccgcaggccgggaaattcccaaaaatgccaacgtctaagtgatcttcagactataataatctgattaacaatttgtcttggcgatgttgcagtgggtatttggtgaatgaaatgatcgattgctatctttacatcatccatccatcctaatttgaccttagaatctaaaatggttgctttgctgatgtcaggtatatttgagaaatcatattctttgtatgtaaaatataatgtttttttttttttttttttgtggatcgtagttgctaaagtgtgtctgtgtatatattacgatttttatgctatttgttggtggcccttgcatttgaaataattatattgtgaaattgtcaactttttttttttttttttcggtaggggCTAATGTATGCAATGTTTATGCTAATTTATTCtaatttatggaaattttatgcaAATTTATGCAAATTAGCCAAATCAAATGAGGGGGTGCTAGATAATGGGGGGGGACGCGCGAaaatcactccattttctaattttgcgatttatgcacatatccggtaaaatcatgtaaacgaaaaaaaaaaaaaaaaaaaaaaaaaacgtctagaattgtcggtgggatccttctgtcctctctctctctctctctctctctctctctctctctctctctctctctctctctctctctctctctctctctctctctctctctctctctctctctctctctctctctctctctctctctctctctctctctctctctctctctctctctctctctctctctctctctctctctctctctctctctctgtctctctgtgtgtgtgtgtgtgtgtgtgtgtgtgtgtgtgtgtgtgtgtgtgtgtgtgtgtgtgtgtgtgtgtgtgtgttgtgtttttttattttttttttttttttttttttttgttttcttttctctctttccttcctctttctctccctctcgcctgccTCAATTTCTTTGAGTTACCCATGACATGTTGTTATGGTTGGGAGGGAGTTTTCTGTGGTTGTCGAACACTCTTACGTCATTCCCGTCCAATCGTAAGGCAAGGTTGGGCCCCGGCAAACCGTATTTAAAGAAGTGCTAAGGCTCGCGTCACCCCTCTTAAGGGGTGGCAACCGGCAACCAACTAAGCGCTCAACTCGCCCAACTGTTCGTTCCGAGCGGCAgtaacttacttacttacttactcaccATGGCACGTACTAAGCAAACGGCCCGCAAGTCCACCGGTGGCAAGGCGCCCCGCAAGCAGCTTGCCACGAAGGCAGCTCGCAAATCTGCTCCTGCCACTGGAGGTGTCAAGAAGCCCCACCGTTACAGGCCAGGAACCGTGGCCCTCCGTGAGATCCGCCGTTATCAGAAGAGCACCGAACTGCTTATCAGGAAGCTGCCTTTCCAGCGCTTGGTGCGTGAAATTGCCCAGGATTTCAAGACTGACCTCCGCTTCCAGTCCTCCGCTGTCATGGCCCTCCAGGAAGCTTCCGAGGCTTATCTCGTGGGTCTCTTTGAAGACACTAACCTGTGCGCCATCCACGCCAAGCGTGTCACTATCATGCCCAAGGACATCCAGCTGGCTCGTCGAATCCGTGGCGAGCGTGCCTAATAAGTGTGTCATCCAAGGCAagcaagcaacaacaaacaatatctaGGCCCTCTTCAGGGCCAAAGGTGCTTTAtctaaagagaataatattacatAGACCATGAATGGGTTGGCTTTGATCCGTATGGTCGAGCGATTTTCCTGATTagaagtcttttttttcctctctctctctctctctctctctctctctctctctctctctctctctctctctctctctctctctctctctctctctctctctctctctcttttttcttcaaccttcctctctgtgtctTGGATCCGATATCCCATGTGCATGTTTCTGATCAGTAGTATGTCGGTGGCCGATGGAGAATGACTGCTTTCCTCCAATCTGATTTgtagatatattgattgattgattcactgcaattcagtcaagaaaa
This window contains:
- the LOC123500719 gene encoding uncharacterized protein LOC123500719; translation: MVAQHQGTFKWYNRKSGYGFIRDSVVNKDFFVHYSGLKRSFRKALPREGDNATFTSFKGKKGPEAREVTRDGKQERPPPRLKSSPMAGKAAEAEFRMKACICTAQVLAGNNTRRLQTLIPLLLKHNGLPTISIPEEAFTTTRHRAQKTQRRRQPPKEEPCHEEHLPHHTTASPSPAPKEGRQTDMKTTTKNISQWQWDTFFDQEDAPPTKNYFPSCEKLIDDMLKSSTKTSDSSDNEQKSKKKRHQRR
- the LOC123500725 gene encoding histone H4-like — protein: MTGRGKGGKGLGKGGSKRHRKVLRDNIQGITKPAIRRLARRGGVKRISGLIYKETRGVLKVFLENVIRDAVTYIEHAKRKTVTVMDVVYALKRQGRTLYGFDG